GAACGACGGCAAGTACGAGAGCTACAAGCACCAGATCGACTACATCCTCCGCGTGCAGGCCGAACAGGACCGCCAGATGCAGCTCAAGGCCTATTTGGACGGTCTTGCCAAGGTCTACAAGGTGCAGTACCTCGACAAGAAGTACACTCCGCCCCAGGCCATTGGCGGCGCTAACTAGTTCAGGTTGATTGATGGCTTTCCAGACTACACACACTGGGCTTATCGAATTGCGTACCCGCATTGACAAACTCTGGGGGTATCTTTGACTTAGAGGCAAAGACCGAAGAACTTTATGTGCTCGAGAAGGATTCCGCAGATCCCAATTTGTGGAATGACCAGGACAAGGCCCAGTCCATGATGAAAAAAATCGGGAACCTTCGTGGGTTGCTCGATTCTTGGAAAGAGGTCTCGCAGATTTGCGACGACCTGGCCGAAATGTACGAGATGAGCAAGGAAGAGGATTCCGCCGACTTGACCGCCTCCATTGAAGCGGATATTGCCGCATTGAAGGCCAGAGTCGAGGAGATGGAATTCAAGAAGATGCTGAACGGGCCGGATGATGCCTGCGCCTGCCTCATGTCCATCCATCCGGGTGCGGGCGGCACCGAGTCGCAAGACTGGGCTCTGATGCTCTTCCGCATGTATACGCATTTCTTTGAACGCGAGAACATGGACTTCAAGGTGGTGGACTTCCAGGAAGCCGAAGATGCGGGACTCAAGAGCGCCACCATCGAGGTGACCTGCGAGAATGCCTACGGGCTGCTCCGCTCCGAAATAGGCGTGCACCGCCTGGTGCGTATCAGTCCGTTCGA
The window above is part of the Fibrobacter sp. UWP2 genome. Proteins encoded here:
- the prfB gene encoding peptide chain release factor 2 (programmed frameshift), which translates into the protein MAFQTTHTGLIELRTRIDKLWGYLDLEAKTEELYVLEKDSADPNLWNDQDKAQSMMKKIGNLRGLLDSWKEVSQICDDLAEMYEMSKEEDSADLTASIEADIAALKARVEEMEFKKMLNGPDDACACLMSIHPGAGGTESQDWALMLFRMYTHFFERENMDFKVVDFQEAEDAGLKSATIEVTCENAYGLLRSEIGVHRLVRISPFDANARRHTSFTAVYLYPEHEDVEFDLDMADVRVDTYRSSGAGGQYINKTDSAVRMTHLPTGIMASCQTERSQIQNRETCYKMLKTMVAEHYRLEEEAKRDARMAEKKKVEWGSQIRSYVLQPYQLVKDLRTGVETSDTAGVLDGKIKPFINAYLLSTSEEQK